The Saprospiraceae bacterium genome includes a window with the following:
- the ltrA gene encoding group II intron reverse transcriptase/maturase: MTELFETRSKPIPITKEMVRDAYRHVRSNKGSAGVDEEDLQKFEENLLPNLYKLWNRLSSGSYFPKPVKEVIIPKSGGGERKLGIPTVTDRIAQQVVKAFIEPRLESEFMANSYGYRPHKNAHQAIEQVRQNTRQYAWVVDMDISKFFDEVDHELLMKSVERHVSEKWVKMCIRRWLETPISTKDGLVAKTGCGTPQGGVISPLLANLFLHYVLDKWIEKTFPTVAFVRYADDVIVHCISEQQSHYVLEGCV, from the coding sequence ATGACAGAATTATTTGAGACAAGATCAAAACCTATTCCGATTACCAAAGAGATGGTAAGGGATGCCTATCGGCATGTTAGGAGTAACAAAGGAAGTGCAGGAGTGGACGAAGAGGATCTTCAAAAGTTTGAGGAAAATCTTTTACCAAATTTGTACAAACTATGGAACAGACTTTCAAGTGGTAGCTACTTTCCCAAGCCAGTAAAAGAAGTAATCATACCCAAGTCAGGAGGTGGAGAGAGAAAGCTGGGCATACCTACAGTTACAGATAGGATAGCACAGCAAGTAGTCAAGGCTTTTATAGAGCCACGATTAGAATCGGAGTTTATGGCCAATTCATATGGGTATCGACCTCACAAGAACGCACACCAAGCGATAGAGCAAGTACGACAAAACACTAGGCAATACGCATGGGTCGTGGACATGGATATCAGCAAATTTTTCGATGAAGTAGATCATGAATTATTGATGAAATCCGTTGAGCGACATGTGTCAGAAAAGTGGGTAAAGATGTGCATTAGAAGATGGCTAGAGACACCGATCTCAACCAAAGATGGACTAGTTGCAAAAACAGGATGTGGAACACCACAAGGTGGAGTGATTAGTCCATTGCTAGCGAATTTGTTTTTGCATTATGTACTAGACAAATGGATAGAGAAAACATTTCCTACGGTAGCATTTGTACGCTACGCAGATGATGTGATTGTGCACTGTATCAGTGAGCAACAGAGCCATTATGTACTAGAAGGGTGTGTATAA
- a CDS encoding RidA family protein, whose translation MQKTTFDPWAWGKNTNSVQAIEVKQAEGTLYCSGQVAIDANGVPSDADMRSQLIQTIANLEQLIGESGYECKNIVRLNVYTTDTNEFFTTCMDVYVPFLMKHGIQQATTLLEVKGLFATLTIELEATVVK comes from the coding sequence ATGCAAAAGACAACATTCGACCCTTGGGCTTGGGGTAAAAACACAAATTCAGTACAAGCCATAGAAGTAAAGCAAGCAGAAGGAACACTTTACTGTTCAGGACAAGTAGCCATTGACGCAAACGGAGTTCCAAGTGATGCAGATATGAGAAGTCAACTCATTCAAACCATCGCAAATTTGGAGCAACTAATTGGCGAGTCAGGTTATGAGTGCAAAAATATTGTACGACTAAATGTTTACACAACAGACACAAACGAGTTCTTTACAACTTGTATGGATGTTTATGTACCATTTCTTATGAAACACGGAATTCAGCAAGCTACCACTCTTCTCGAAGTAAAAGGACTTTTTGCAACTTTGACCATAGAGTTGGAAGCTACGGTTGTAAAGTAA